The Providencia sp. PROV188 genome includes a region encoding these proteins:
- a CDS encoding helix-turn-helix domain-containing protein codes for MNTKYPVACAVGQKIKSLRKAQGYTVFQLAKEIDISEQQLFRYERGVNRIDIDCLVRVLKVLGVNMGEFFSEVLQDDINASEERESKGFNDSLYSLV; via the coding sequence ATGAATACAAAATATCCTGTCGCTTGTGCAGTTGGACAAAAAATTAAGTCTTTAAGAAAAGCTCAAGGCTATACGGTTTTCCAATTAGCTAAAGAGATCGACATCAGTGAACAACAACTATTTCGTTATGAACGAGGTGTGAATCGTATTGATATAGATTGCTTAGTTCGCGTATTAAAGGTACTAGGCGTAAATATGGGTGAGTTCTTCAGTGAAGTTCTCCAGGATGATATCAACGCGTCTGAGGAAAGAGAATCTAAAGGGTTTAACGACTCACTTTATTCTCTCGTATAA
- a CDS encoding methionine ABC transporter ATP-binding protein: protein MIEFNNVQKIYEKNGQSLVALQDINLHINKGDIFGFIGYSGAGKSSLIRLVNQLEKPTGGAIKVDQHNLAEHTPSQIRTHKKSIGMIFQHFNLLETKTVEQNVAMPLVLLGIDKHEIARRVDNILEYVELSDKKHQYPNQLSGGQKQRVGIARALINNPQILLCDEATSALDPQTTASILALLQKINREQKITILLVTHEMEVIEQICHRVAVMESGRIVEEGTVLDIFANPQHPTTQKFVGTVLNEKIPERVLHQLEHQEDVYRLEFLGKSAQEPVVNELIIKNIIKINILFANMKEINGVVLGSMFVQMLGDKQHIDEAVAYLRHRGVAVNKGTV from the coding sequence ATGATTGAATTTAACAATGTCCAAAAGATTTATGAAAAAAATGGGCAATCCTTAGTCGCTCTACAAGATATTAATTTGCATATCAATAAAGGTGATATTTTTGGTTTTATTGGTTATAGCGGTGCAGGTAAAAGTTCCTTGATCCGCTTAGTCAATCAATTAGAAAAGCCTACCGGTGGCGCCATCAAGGTCGATCAGCACAATTTAGCGGAGCATACCCCATCGCAAATACGGACACATAAAAAAAGTATCGGAATGATTTTCCAACATTTCAATTTGTTGGAAACCAAGACTGTCGAACAGAATGTTGCTATGCCCCTGGTTTTACTTGGCATTGATAAGCACGAAATTGCCCGTCGCGTAGATAACATTCTTGAATACGTTGAATTAAGCGATAAGAAACACCAATACCCTAACCAGCTTTCTGGTGGGCAAAAACAGCGTGTTGGAATAGCGAGAGCGTTGATTAATAATCCACAAATCTTGCTGTGTGATGAGGCAACCTCTGCCTTGGATCCGCAAACCACCGCCTCTATTTTGGCATTACTGCAAAAAATCAATCGTGAGCAGAAAATTACCATTTTATTGGTCACTCATGAAATGGAAGTCATTGAGCAGATTTGTCATCGTGTCGCCGTCATGGAATCCGGTCGCATTGTTGAAGAAGGCACAGTACTTGATATTTTTGCCAATCCTCAACATCCAACCACGCAAAAATTTGTGGGTACTGTGCTCAATGAAAAAATTCCGGAGCGTGTACTCCATCAGCTTGAACATCAAGAGGATGTATATCGATTAGAATTTTTAGGCAAATCCGCTCAAGAGCCTGTGGTGAATGAACTTATTATCAAAAATATTATTAAAATCAATATCCTATTTGCCAACATGAAAGAGATCAACGGCGTCGTTTTAGGCAGTATGTTTGTTCAGATGTTAGGCGATAAACAGCACATTGATGAAGCCGTAGCCTATTTACGCCATCGTGGCGTTGCAGTGAATAAGGGGACAGTATGA
- a CDS encoding methionine ABC transporter permease produces the protein MSEFFETALTSKQFLLAMSETFTMVSIALVLGSLFGILLGILLVITRPDGIWENKRIYRVINPIINIFRSLPFIILLVAIIPLTRFVVGTSIGTTAAIVPLVIYIAPYTARLVENSLLSVHSGIIEAADAMGATNWQIVWHFILPEAKSSLILSLTAASITLVGATAMAGAVGGGGVGDLALNYGYQRFDNVAMAITVVTLVIIVQGIQFIGDTLARKARFH, from the coding sequence ATGAGTGAGTTTTTTGAAACAGCACTGACAAGTAAACAATTTTTATTGGCCATGTCAGAAACATTCACTATGGTGAGTATTGCGCTTGTCCTCGGTTCGCTATTCGGGATCTTATTGGGAATTTTATTAGTTATTACTCGCCCAGACGGAATTTGGGAAAACAAACGTATTTATCGCGTTATTAACCCTATTATTAATATATTCCGTTCACTACCTTTTATTATTTTATTAGTGGCTATAATCCCATTAACACGCTTTGTGGTAGGAACATCTATTGGCACCACCGCGGCGATAGTCCCTTTAGTCATTTATATTGCGCCATATACGGCAAGATTGGTTGAGAATTCATTGCTCAGTGTCCATTCGGGTATTATTGAAGCTGCCGATGCAATGGGAGCGACCAACTGGCAAATTGTTTGGCACTTTATTCTACCGGAAGCAAAGTCATCATTAATTTTAAGCTTAACGGCTGCCAGTATAACGCTGGTTGGGGCAACGGCGATGGCTGGAGCCGTTGGTGGCGGCGGTGTTGGTGATCTTGCGCTAAATTACGGTTATCAACGCTTTGATAATGTTGCTATGGCAATTACGGTTGTGACCTTGGTGATTATCGTGCAAGGAATACAGTTTATTGGTGACACTTTGGCAAGAAAGGCGCGTTTTCACTAG
- a CDS encoding potassium/proton antiporter, with translation MPTIEQLILLSSILILLGIFSSKLSARLGLPMLVMFLFIGMLAGEDGLGKITFDNVNVSYAVGSLALALILFDGGLQTSVKSIKLVWKPAFTLATVGVLITAGITGLAAAYILGIPLLEGLLLGAIVGSTDAAAVFSLLRNAGIYLNERLQATLEIESATNDPMAIFLTVGLLQLLMNPQASGSELALLFVSQMGIGAAVGVGVGWISIKIINKIKLLAAGLYPVLVAACGLFSFGVASNLDGSGFLSIFVTGVVIGNHSFVFQRNTFLFHDGLAWLSQIIMFVMLGLLVNPSSLIEVWQEGLLIALVLTFVARPLAVVPVLKLFRFTRNEIALISWVGLRGSVPIILAIFPFIFGLPGANLIFDVVFFVVLISATLQGSTLPYFARKLNLMQPPPLLPAATLDITAVDQIDADLVEYTLGEDCSAVGRRLSQLALPDQTVIAMITREKSVLPPRGSTILMANDHLFVVLKPQSRLFLERLFSEQTSSEPTVMELPESGLSLKGTTRLNEIYESYGILIEVDSDKTLNQFIHVNTENEPSQGDVIKLDGIQIKIDEMIGPRIVTVILEPVKIQQE, from the coding sequence ATGCCGACTATCGAACAACTTATATTGCTTTCATCCATATTGATTTTGCTCGGTATTTTTTCGAGTAAATTGTCTGCAAGACTTGGTTTGCCAATGTTGGTTATGTTTCTCTTTATTGGCATGCTGGCAGGTGAGGATGGCTTAGGGAAAATTACCTTTGATAACGTCAATGTATCTTATGCTGTTGGCTCTCTCGCCCTTGCTCTAATCCTTTTCGATGGTGGGCTACAAACCTCAGTAAAATCAATTAAGCTAGTCTGGAAACCTGCATTCACCTTAGCTACCGTTGGTGTTTTGATTACTGCGGGTATCACTGGGTTAGCCGCTGCCTATATTTTAGGTATTCCACTTCTTGAAGGGTTGCTTTTAGGCGCCATTGTTGGCTCAACGGATGCCGCCGCCGTATTTTCACTGCTACGCAATGCAGGCATTTACCTAAATGAGCGTTTACAGGCGACTTTAGAGATAGAGAGTGCAACCAACGACCCCATGGCCATATTTTTAACCGTTGGACTACTGCAACTACTAATGAACCCACAAGCCTCTGGCAGTGAATTAGCGTTATTATTTGTTAGCCAAATGGGAATTGGTGCTGCTGTAGGGGTAGGTGTTGGTTGGATTTCAATAAAGATCATCAACAAAATTAAGTTACTTGCGGCAGGTCTTTATCCCGTTTTAGTGGCGGCTTGTGGTTTGTTTTCATTCGGTGTCGCCAGTAATTTAGATGGAAGTGGCTTCTTATCTATTTTTGTCACGGGTGTGGTTATTGGTAATCACTCATTTGTTTTCCAGCGCAATACCTTTCTATTCCATGATGGGCTGGCATGGTTAAGCCAAATCATCATGTTCGTGATGTTAGGCTTATTGGTTAACCCTAGCTCATTAATTGAGGTATGGCAGGAAGGGTTGCTCATTGCGCTGGTATTAACCTTTGTTGCAAGACCGTTGGCGGTTGTCCCTGTACTCAAACTATTTCGCTTCACTCGAAATGAGATAGCACTTATCTCCTGGGTTGGACTAAGAGGCTCTGTTCCGATTATTTTGGCTATTTTCCCCTTCATTTTTGGGTTACCGGGGGCCAACCTCATTTTTGATGTTGTTTTCTTCGTGGTACTCATTTCTGCAACGCTACAAGGTTCCACGCTGCCTTACTTTGCTCGCAAATTAAATCTTATGCAACCACCACCGCTTCTGCCCGCTGCGACATTAGATATTACTGCTGTCGACCAGATTGATGCTGACTTGGTCGAATATACGCTGGGCGAGGACTGCTCTGCGGTAGGACGAAGGTTATCTCAATTAGCCCTGCCTGACCAAACCGTGATTGCGATGATCACCCGAGAAAAAAGTGTATTGCCACCACGCGGCTCAACAATCTTAATGGCAAATGATCATTTGTTTGTCGTACTAAAACCGCAAAGTCGCCTATTCTTAGAAAGATTATTCTCCGAACAAACCTCTTCAGAACCAACCGTTATGGAGCTACCTGAATCAGGTTTAAGCTTAAAAGGCACAACGCGATTAAATGAAATTTATGAGTCATATGGGATTTTGATTGAAGTTGATTCCGATAAAACACTCAATCAATTTATTCACGTCAATACTGAAAATGAACCCTCTCAAGGGGATGTGATTAAGCTAGATGGCATACAAATAAAAATTGATGAAATGATCGGCCCACGTATCGTTACTGTTATTTTAGAGCCAGTAAAAATCCAGCAGGAATAA
- a CDS encoding flavin monoamine oxidase family protein codes for MPHIDADIIVIGAGVSGLSVANQLQSQPPQHKKVLILEARDRLGGRIHTREIDNQFYDLGASWIHGITDNPISAIAQQHHIQTVVFNYQDAIFYKKNGLVLCENEKEAFEAGLDYLMEQFETISSPCQFNNAAEALNSWLQSPEFHHLLTVDHHASQSLFEQLQTGLHEFFEVIAEDPCACTLETLSPYFLQLEGFCEGDEVIFPRGYSQIIETLSNGLDIRLNHPVEHIHYLDNYVTITTLNGQQFNAHKVVVTVPLGVLKKNKIHFTPALPEKTQEAIHQLGFGVFNKLFVTFEQAFWRKNSLNNVNSMYIHESDYWLNFMDVSAIYQKPTLLFLFGGLSAKWLEECDEYAAWHELQQSLSKVFDNVPAPIQLIKTEWEKDIYAYGSFSYPAPNYSADQIAQLKQPIDNKVFFAGEHLALSGAGTVHGAYQSGIDAANSLLNTL; via the coding sequence ATGCCACACATAGATGCCGATATCATTGTGATAGGAGCAGGCGTTTCAGGTTTATCAGTCGCAAATCAATTACAGTCACAACCCCCCCAACATAAAAAAGTCCTTATCTTAGAAGCACGCGACCGTCTTGGTGGGCGTATTCATACGCGTGAAATTGATAACCAATTTTATGATTTAGGCGCTTCTTGGATCCACGGTATTACCGACAATCCAATCAGTGCAATCGCACAACAGCACCATATTCAAACCGTTGTTTTCAATTACCAAGACGCTATTTTCTATAAAAAAAATGGCTTGGTTTTGTGTGAGAACGAAAAAGAGGCTTTTGAAGCGGGTCTTGACTATTTAATGGAACAGTTTGAAACCATTTCATCACCCTGCCAATTTAACAATGCAGCCGAAGCGTTAAATAGTTGGTTGCAAAGCCCTGAATTCCACCATTTATTGACAGTAGACCACCATGCAAGTCAATCCCTGTTTGAACAGCTACAAACAGGTTTACATGAGTTTTTTGAAGTTATCGCTGAAGATCCCTGTGCTTGCACATTAGAGACATTATCTCCCTATTTTTTACAACTTGAAGGCTTTTGTGAAGGCGATGAAGTGATCTTCCCTCGCGGATATTCCCAAATTATCGAAACGCTATCAAATGGGCTGGATATTCGCCTTAACCATCCAGTTGAACATATTCATTACTTAGATAATTATGTCACTATCACCACGCTTAATGGACAACAATTCAATGCCCATAAAGTCGTTGTCACCGTACCGCTAGGGGTGTTGAAGAAAAACAAAATTCATTTTACGCCTGCACTGCCTGAAAAAACTCAAGAAGCTATTCATCAGTTAGGTTTCGGTGTATTCAACAAGTTATTTGTCACCTTTGAACAGGCTTTTTGGCGTAAAAATTCACTCAACAACGTCAATAGTATGTATATTCATGAGTCTGATTATTGGCTAAATTTTATGGATGTAAGCGCGATTTACCAAAAACCAACGTTGCTGTTTTTATTTGGTGGGTTGTCCGCAAAATGGCTTGAAGAGTGTGATGAATACGCCGCATGGCATGAACTGCAACAATCGCTCAGTAAGGTATTTGATAATGTACCCGCACCTATACAGCTGATAAAAACCGAGTGGGAAAAAGATATTTACGCTTATGGCTCGTTTAGCTACCCCGCACCTAACTATTCAGCGGATCAAATTGCCCAATTAAAACAGCCTATTGATAACAAAGTTTTCTTTGCAGGAGAACATTTAGCACTATCAGGAGCTGGTACCGTACACGGTGCTTATCAATCGGGTATAGATGCCGCCAACAGCCTGCTTAATACGCTTTAA
- a CDS encoding FAD/NAD(P)-binding protein, which produces MDKVIGLAALEAQINQDLQYLNLPISSWSLSDEDLDKQKINVAIIGGGMSGVTAAFALKLRGINAIVFDQAPSGKEGPWQTPALMETLRSPKQVVGPALASPSLTFQAWFKAQFGDDVWENLDKIPRLQWGEYLQWFKTMTAPTLLNQHQLVDVKLIPQGRELTFDTPNGQTSFVAQHVVIATGMESFSEPNIPEFMNKIPTQYWEHSYAGSNYERFNGLDIGVVGYSAGAMDSSATALEHGAKSVELLIRAKEMPRVNRGKVAGSAGFTNAYGYFTDAQKWHYADYVLKAKTPAPHGSTLRVSRHTHAYFNFNTQVNDVTVKENKLHVSTNQGDFSFDYLILATGYRLNWQKYSPFHRLAPFIKTWRDVYTPPKGEENDELAAHPYLGEHFELQAKSGYEFPFIDHFYCFNLSASLSMGPLIGLIPGTNTGAERLADHIAAKLYLAHRQQHLELVKTSTENELLGDEWQPALPPAQRVQLIENVE; this is translated from the coding sequence ATGGATAAGGTCATTGGATTAGCGGCTCTAGAGGCGCAAATAAATCAGGATTTGCAGTATCTTAATTTACCGATTAGCTCATGGTCGTTGTCAGATGAAGATCTTGATAAACAAAAGATTAATGTCGCCATTATCGGTGGGGGCATGTCGGGAGTAACGGCGGCTTTTGCCTTAAAATTACGGGGAATTAACGCTATCGTTTTTGACCAAGCGCCCTCAGGCAAAGAAGGTCCTTGGCAAACGCCAGCCTTGATGGAAACCTTGCGGTCACCTAAACAGGTTGTCGGCCCTGCTCTTGCATCCCCCTCTTTAACATTCCAAGCCTGGTTTAAAGCTCAATTTGGCGATGATGTGTGGGAAAATCTCGATAAAATCCCACGCTTACAATGGGGTGAGTACCTACAATGGTTTAAAACCATGACGGCACCCACACTGCTAAATCAGCACCAATTAGTCGATGTTAAATTAATCCCTCAAGGCCGAGAGTTAACGTTTGATACTCCCAATGGACAAACCTCTTTTGTTGCTCAGCATGTTGTCATTGCAACCGGCATGGAATCATTTAGCGAGCCTAACATCCCAGAATTTATGAATAAAATTCCAACTCAATACTGGGAGCATTCATATGCGGGTAGCAACTATGAGAGATTTAACGGGCTCGATATTGGCGTTGTAGGCTACAGTGCGGGAGCTATGGACAGTTCAGCCACTGCATTAGAACATGGTGCTAAGTCTGTTGAGTTGTTGATCCGAGCAAAAGAGATGCCGCGAGTAAACCGAGGAAAGGTCGCCGGAAGTGCCGGTTTTACCAATGCCTATGGGTATTTTACCGATGCGCAAAAATGGCATTATGCCGATTATGTTTTGAAAGCGAAAACCCCTGCCCCTCATGGTAGTACACTACGAGTTTCTCGTCATACACATGCTTATTTTAACTTCAATACACAAGTCAATGATGTCACCGTCAAAGAGAATAAATTGCACGTTTCCACCAACCAAGGGGATTTCTCTTTTGATTACCTCATTTTAGCGACTGGCTACCGACTAAATTGGCAAAAATACAGCCCATTTCATCGCCTAGCGCCGTTTATTAAAACGTGGAGAGATGTTTATACCCCACCTAAAGGTGAGGAAAATGATGAACTTGCCGCGCATCCCTATCTTGGTGAACACTTTGAATTGCAAGCAAAATCGGGTTACGAGTTTCCGTTTATCGACCACTTTTATTGCTTCAATTTAAGCGCTTCGCTCAGCATGGGTCCCTTAATTGGCTTGATCCCAGGCACCAATACCGGAGCTGAGCGTTTAGCGGATCATATTGCTGCCAAGTTGTATCTAGCCCATCGGCAACAGCACCTTGAGTTGGTTAAAACCAGTACAGAAAATGAGTTATTAGGTGATGAATGGCAACCTGCCTTACCACCCGCTCAGCGTGTACAATTGATTGAAAATGTGGAGTAA
- a CDS encoding NupC/NupG family nucleoside CNT transporter: MTSILHFILSIVIIGALAILASSNRRGIRPRYVIQLLVIQIALAYLFLKSGIGESFVLGVAGVFTHLLGYAAEGTKFIFGGMIEGNLAFFFLQVLCPIIFISALIGILQHIKVLPFVIRIIGTVLSKVNGMGKLESFNAVSSLLLGQSENFIAYKDQLGSMSERRMYTMAATAMSTVSMSIVGAYMTMLDPKYVVAALVLNMFGTFVVLSLINPYPPEGEKEIQMRSLHEGQSFFEMLGEYILAGFKVAIIVSAMLIGFIALIAMVNGICSAIFNVSFQTMLGYVFYPFAWMLGIPANEALQVGGIMAVKMVTNEFVAMDGLKAVASGLSDRSVGILSVFLVSFANFSSIGIIAGAIKGLDEKQGNTVARFGLKLLYGSTLVSFLSAAVVGLIL, translated from the coding sequence ATGACCTCGATCCTGCACTTTATTTTATCCATCGTCATCATCGGCGCTCTCGCTATTTTAGCGAGTAGTAACCGTAGAGGGATCCGCCCTCGCTATGTTATTCAATTACTTGTGATCCAAATTGCACTCGCTTACCTGTTCTTAAAATCAGGTATCGGTGAGTCTTTCGTTCTTGGTGTTGCTGGCGTATTTACCCATTTATTGGGTTATGCGGCAGAAGGGACCAAATTTATCTTTGGCGGAATGATTGAAGGCAACTTAGCATTCTTCTTCCTACAAGTATTGTGTCCAATTATCTTTATCTCTGCACTGATTGGTATTTTACAGCACATTAAAGTCCTGCCTTTCGTTATCCGCATCATCGGTACGGTGCTGTCGAAAGTAAACGGCATGGGTAAACTTGAGTCATTCAACGCAGTAAGTTCATTACTGTTGGGTCAGTCAGAAAACTTTATTGCCTATAAAGACCAATTAGGCAGCATGTCAGAAAGAAGAATGTACACCATGGCGGCAACGGCGATGTCTACCGTTTCAATGTCCATCGTGGGTGCATACATGACCATGTTAGATCCAAAATATGTGGTTGCCGCTTTGGTCTTAAACATGTTTGGTACATTCGTGGTGTTATCGCTGATCAACCCGTACCCACCAGAAGGGGAAAAAGAGATCCAAATGCGCAGCCTGCATGAAGGTCAAAGCTTCTTCGAAATGCTGGGTGAATATATTCTTGCTGGGTTTAAAGTTGCGATTATCGTTTCTGCGATGCTGATTGGTTTTATCGCCCTGATTGCGATGGTTAACGGAATCTGCTCTGCTATTTTCAATGTTAGCTTCCAAACTATGCTGGGCTATGTGTTCTATCCATTTGCTTGGATGTTAGGTATCCCTGCGAATGAAGCGTTACAAGTTGGCGGTATCATGGCAGTGAAAATGGTGACCAACGAATTCGTGGCAATGGATGGCTTAAAAGCCGTAGCATCGGGTTTATCTGACCGCTCTGTGGGTATCTTATCTGTATTCTTAGTGTCATTCGCTAACTTCTCTTCCATCGGTATTATTGCTGGTGCTATTAAAGGGTTAGATGAAAAACAAGGTAATACCGTTGCACGTTTTGGTCTGAAATTACTGTACGGTTCAACGCTGGTAAGCTTCTTATCTGCTGCGGTGGTTGGATTAATCCTGTAG
- a CDS encoding DUF3820 family protein — protein sequence MEKQDLLDIANTSMPFGKYKGCVLIDLPEEYLLWFYKKGEFPAGRLGELMEITLGLKIEGLDSIVKPLKRK from the coding sequence ATGGAAAAACAAGACTTACTCGATATAGCCAATACATCGATGCCATTTGGTAAATATAAAGGTTGTGTCCTGATTGATCTTCCTGAGGAATACTTGCTGTGGTTTTATAAAAAAGGGGAGTTTCCTGCAGGGCGATTAGGGGAATTGATGGAGATAACTCTTGGGCTGAAGATAGAAGGGCTAGATAGCATTGTTAAGCCCCTAAAACGAAAGTAA
- the gltX gene encoding glutamate--tRNA ligase — protein sequence MSKIKTRFAPSPTGYLHVGGARTALYSWLYSRHNQGEFVLRIEDTDLERSTQEAIDAIMDGMNWLNLNWDEGPYYQTKRFDRYNAVIDTMLEAGTAYRCYCSKERLEALREEQMAKGEKPRYDGCCRDHEHNHTAAEPHVVRFRNPQDGSVIFNDTIRGPIEFSNQELDDLIIRRTDGSPTYNFCVVIDDWDMEITHVIRGEDHINNTPRQINILKALGAPVPEYAHVSMILGDDGKKLSKRHGAVSVMQYRDDGYLPQALLNYLVRLGWSHGDQEIFSIEEMKEYFSLDAISKSASAFNTEKLQWLNHHYINTLPAEEVATYLAWHIEQQNIDTSTGPQLVELIKLLGERCKTLKEMAESCHYFYQDFEEFDADAAKKHLRPVARQPLEVVKDKLIAISDWTAENVHQAIEATAAELDVGMGKVGMPLRVAVTGAGQSPGLDVTVHAIGQARSVARIEKALAFIAEREASAQ from the coding sequence ATGAGTAAAATCAAAACCCGTTTTGCACCAAGCCCAACTGGCTACTTGCACGTTGGTGGTGCTCGTACCGCCCTGTATTCCTGGTTATATAGTCGCCACAATCAGGGCGAATTTGTCCTGCGTATTGAAGACACCGACTTAGAACGTTCAACTCAGGAAGCTATCGACGCCATTATGGACGGTATGAACTGGTTGAATTTAAATTGGGATGAAGGTCCTTACTATCAAACTAAGCGTTTCGACCGCTACAATGCGGTAATTGATACCATGTTAGAAGCAGGTACCGCTTACCGCTGCTACTGCTCTAAAGAGCGTTTAGAAGCGTTACGCGAAGAACAAATGGCAAAAGGCGAAAAACCTCGCTATGACGGTTGTTGCCGTGACCATGAACATAACCACACTGCGGCAGAACCGCATGTTGTTCGCTTCCGTAACCCACAAGACGGTTCTGTAATTTTCAATGACACCATTCGTGGTCCAATTGAATTTAGCAACCAAGAGCTGGATGACTTAATCATCCGTCGTACCGATGGTTCTCCAACTTACAACTTCTGTGTCGTTATTGATGACTGGGATATGGAAATTACCCACGTCATTCGTGGTGAAGACCATATCAATAACACCCCTCGCCAAATCAACATTCTCAAAGCATTAGGCGCGCCAGTGCCTGAATATGCTCACGTTTCGATGATTTTAGGTGATGATGGTAAAAAACTGTCTAAACGCCATGGCGCTGTTAGCGTTATGCAATATCGCGATGACGGTTACCTGCCACAAGCACTATTAAACTATTTAGTACGCTTAGGCTGGTCACACGGCGACCAAGAGATCTTCTCAATTGAAGAAATGAAAGAATATTTTTCTCTTGATGCTATCAGCAAATCAGCGAGTGCATTCAACACTGAGAAATTACAGTGGCTGAACCATCACTACATCAATACTCTGCCAGCTGAAGAAGTGGCAACCTACCTTGCATGGCATATCGAACAGCAAAATATCGACACCAGCACAGGTCCACAGTTAGTTGAGTTAATCAAATTACTGGGTGAGCGCTGTAAGACACTGAAAGAAATGGCGGAATCTTGCCACTACTTCTATCAGGACTTTGAAGAGTTTGATGCTGATGCAGCGAAAAAACACTTACGCCCAGTTGCACGTCAGCCATTAGAAGTGGTGAAAGACAAATTAATCGCTATTTCCGATTGGACGGCCGAGAATGTCCATCAAGCGATTGAAGCGACCGCGGCTGAATTAGATGTGGGTATGGGTAAAGTGGGAATGCCTTTACGTGTAGCGGTAACTGGTGCAGGCCAATCACCTGGGTTAGATGTTACCGTTCATGCTATCGGTCAGGCTCGTTCTGTAGCTCGTATCGAAAAAGCATTAGCGTTTATCGCAGAACGCGAAGCATCCGCACAATAA